One window of Bacillus alkalicellulosilyticus genomic DNA carries:
- a CDS encoding SMI1/KNR4 family protein → MNQITWRYSKGQVSETTISELERFYNVAFPLFYKEIIRKYNGARPTLHPIKLENGKEVKLRSFLAIGKEHVDNIFSVNKHLEDKLPSGVIAFANDDFGNYFCFDFKKRKSNEVVFWDHEDGKLVRLTEGFHTLFS, encoded by the coding sequence ATGAATCAAATAACATGGCGTTATAGCAAAGGACAAGTGAGTGAAACAACAATATCAGAATTGGAACGGTTTTATAATGTGGCCTTCCCTCTATTTTATAAAGAGATTATTCGAAAATATAACGGAGCACGTCCAACGTTACATCCAATCAAGCTTGAAAATGGCAAGGAAGTTAAACTACGGTCATTTCTTGCAATAGGGAAAGAACATGTAGATAATATCTTCTCCGTAAACAAGCATCTAGAGGACAAGCTTCCTTCTGGCGTTATCGCTTTTGCAAATGATGATTTTGGAAATTATTTTTGCTTTGATTTTAAAAAACGGAAATCTAATGAAGTGGTGTTTTGGGACCATGAAGACGGGAAGCTCGTTCGTCTAACTGAGGGGTTTCACACTTTGTTTAGTTGA
- a CDS encoding ABC transporter permease, whose amino-acid sequence MYKGSLPLSLIFGIAILFIIVILIIGAPAFTAFDPLEQSVSERLEKPSLTHVLGTDRFGRDILSRTLYGGRTTLLSSFIALSAALLLGLFVGLLAGMFHRTVIDSLLMRVIDVLLAFPFMVLAIVITALFGTSFIHLLIAVVAVWWVSFARLTRSVVLHVKTETAVAAATVLGAKKRIIMFQELLPRVISPVLVLATFELGSLILSISALSFLGLGSQPPTPEWGSMLADGRDHFFQAPHILLGPSLFIILTVLAFNLIGEGLRDWLDPYEKMEL is encoded by the coding sequence ATGTATAAAGGTAGTTTACCGCTTAGTCTTATTTTTGGCATTGCAATCCTTTTTATTATAGTGATTCTAATCATAGGTGCCCCAGCTTTTACAGCGTTTGACCCGTTGGAGCAATCTGTATCAGAACGTTTAGAAAAGCCAAGTCTTACACATGTATTGGGAACAGACCGCTTTGGAAGGGATATCCTTTCACGAACACTATATGGGGGGAGGACAACGTTATTATCTTCTTTTATCGCCCTTTCTGCAGCGCTCTTACTTGGACTATTTGTTGGCTTACTCGCTGGGATGTTTCATAGAACAGTCATCGATAGTCTGTTAATGCGGGTCATAGATGTTCTTCTTGCTTTCCCTTTTATGGTACTTGCCATCGTCATCACAGCCTTGTTCGGCACAAGTTTTATTCACTTACTCATTGCCGTGGTTGCTGTTTGGTGGGTGTCATTTGCACGATTGACAAGGAGCGTGGTTCTTCATGTGAAAACGGAGACAGCCGTTGCAGCCGCAACAGTACTTGGCGCTAAGAAGAGGATAATCATGTTTCAAGAGTTACTACCAAGAGTAATCAGTCCAGTCCTTGTATTAGCAACTTTTGAGCTAGGTAGTTTAATTTTATCGATATCAGCCCTTTCATTCTTAGGGTTAGGATCGCAACCTCCCACTCCTGAATGGGGAAGTATGTTGGCCGATGGAAGAGACCATTTTTTTCAAGCTCCCCATATTCTTTTAGGGCCGTCTCTCTTTATTATACTTACGGTATTAGCCTTTAACTTGATAGGTGAGGGTTTGCGCGATTGGCTAGATCCCTATGAAAAAATGGAGTTATAG
- a CDS encoding flavin monoamine oxidase family protein — protein sequence MTDVLIIGAGLAGLSAAQELTKAGYCVRILEAKNRVGGRVLSVPYQGGVLELGAQWIAPTHKRVHALLKEANLTLTPTFTKGKTLFFNMNTYEKIDTQPFSLHAKIDMYRFQQKLDKLASTLPMERPWQAEKAMDLDSQSVEKFVLHTLKSETGKRFIQRKLEELMCKNLSEVSLLDLLWNIRAAGSVQNILKAETYWLKEGTQKLAEHLSNGLTKSIEFGEVIQEVCWNDNQVTVKSKQHTWNAKKLILTMLSPLTNEIHFEPPLPTQYVQLTQNIGETAVIKAMVVYDRPFWRDNGLSGSSYGGEGPIHMTVDSSIENQVGVLTIISSGREALSFGKQSEEERKKTVIEILKRLYGEKASTPIYYKEKKWTEEPFIRSGYGSHFPPTVLTQYKEALYQPVGPIHFAGSETATEWRLYMEGALASGERVAQEIIEKQN from the coding sequence GTGACCGATGTTCTCATTATTGGGGCAGGACTCGCAGGACTATCTGCTGCACAAGAACTAACCAAAGCAGGCTATTGCGTAAGAATCCTTGAAGCAAAAAATCGAGTGGGCGGAAGGGTGTTATCTGTTCCATATCAAGGTGGCGTATTGGAACTTGGTGCCCAATGGATTGCTCCTACTCACAAACGTGTACATGCTTTATTAAAAGAAGCAAATCTGACTCTTACACCAACCTTTACTAAAGGAAAGACGCTTTTCTTCAACATGAATACATACGAAAAAATAGATACACAACCTTTTTCTCTACATGCAAAGATAGACATGTACCGCTTTCAACAAAAACTGGATAAGTTGGCTTCTACTCTTCCAATGGAACGCCCTTGGCAAGCTGAAAAAGCAATGGATCTCGATAGTCAATCTGTTGAGAAGTTTGTTCTCCACACCCTCAAAAGTGAGACAGGAAAACGGTTTATTCAAAGAAAGCTAGAAGAATTGATGTGTAAGAATTTATCAGAAGTTTCCTTGCTTGACTTACTGTGGAACATACGTGCGGCAGGTTCTGTTCAGAATATTTTAAAAGCAGAAACTTATTGGTTGAAGGAAGGAACACAAAAACTAGCAGAACATTTATCAAATGGGCTTACTAAAAGTATTGAATTTGGTGAGGTAATACAAGAGGTTTGTTGGAACGATAATCAAGTAACGGTAAAGAGTAAACAACACACTTGGAATGCAAAGAAGCTAATTTTAACCATGCTTTCGCCTTTAACAAATGAAATTCACTTTGAACCTCCACTACCTACACAATACGTGCAACTCACTCAGAACATCGGTGAAACTGCGGTCATAAAAGCGATGGTTGTATATGATCGTCCTTTTTGGCGAGATAATGGTTTAAGTGGCTCTTCGTATGGAGGGGAAGGACCAATTCATATGACTGTTGATAGTTCGATTGAAAACCAGGTAGGTGTGTTAACAATCATTTCCTCGGGTCGAGAAGCTCTTTCTTTTGGAAAGCAATCAGAAGAAGAACGTAAGAAAACAGTGATAGAAATTTTAAAAAGATTATATGGAGAGAAAGCTAGTACGCCGATTTATTACAAAGAGAAAAAGTGGACAGAGGAGCCTTTCATAAGAAGTGGATACGGTTCTCATTTTCCCCCGACTGTTCTTACTCAATACAAAGAGGCATTATATCAGCCTGTTGGACCCATTCATTTTGCAGGCAGTGAAACTGCCACAGAATGGCGCTTGTATATGGAAGGAGCACTTGCTTCTGGAGAGAGGGTGGCCCAAGAGATTATTGAAAAACAAAATTGA
- a CDS encoding Rossmann-like domain-containing protein, which translates to MKSFQTQDYSSVDDLKKSIVEGRIGPKPETFSITGASYIYQTTQFPSSTTKYHNYYLLLRVGSYFGACAHTPEQLDVDIAESMSGMPLDTTIEDSRLPVRIAGIDAYLGVVYPHSENCSKVVTLPAGTPVERAVFRDNLIAEMTDIKEGQKVALIGVVNPLVEAITKRGATCLPCDYQLKETQWGDVVEKDMEIVLGNADSVICTAMTLSNGTFDRILERVRERRIPLTVYAQTGSAVVAQFINNGVTSLIAEPFPFSQFNASESQLYCYKAVKGE; encoded by the coding sequence ATGAAATCCTTTCAGACACAAGATTATTCATCAGTTGATGATTTAAAAAAATCTATAGTTGAAGGTAGGATCGGACCTAAACCAGAAACTTTTTCAATTACTGGAGCTTCTTATATCTATCAAACTACACAATTTCCGTCATCGACTACTAAATATCATAATTATTATTTGTTGTTGAGAGTAGGGTCTTATTTTGGAGCTTGTGCTCATACACCAGAGCAACTCGATGTTGATATAGCAGAGAGCATGTCAGGAATGCCGCTTGATACAACGATAGAAGATAGTCGACTTCCTGTGCGAATAGCAGGTATAGATGCTTATCTTGGTGTTGTTTACCCGCACAGCGAGAACTGTTCGAAGGTGGTGACTCTACCAGCGGGAACACCAGTTGAAAGAGCAGTATTTCGTGATAATCTTATCGCAGAAATGACTGATATAAAGGAAGGGCAAAAAGTGGCACTTATTGGTGTCGTTAATCCATTAGTTGAGGCGATTACAAAACGTGGGGCGACTTGCTTGCCATGTGATTATCAACTAAAAGAAACGCAGTGGGGAGACGTTGTTGAAAAAGATATGGAGATAGTTCTCGGTAATGCTGATAGTGTCATTTGTACAGCAATGACATTAAGCAATGGAACGTTTGACCGCATCCTCGAGCGAGTGAGAGAAAGGCGAATTCCATTAACTGTTTATGCGCAAACAGGAAGTGCCGTGGTTGCACAATTTATTAATAATGGTGTGACGTCGCTTATTGCTGAGCCATTTCCATTCTCACAATTTAATGCTTCTGAATCACAACTCTATTGTTATAAAGCAGTGAAAGGAGAATAA
- a CDS encoding DNA alkylation repair protein produces the protein MAELLKDKYNKTFFSEFIAIVKSAYPSFDEQKFLKHVYTDDWELLELKQRMRQVTKAVQKTFPSSYEEAIHLLEDIAPKCRGLEYLFFPDFVEVYGLEQWESSMKALSIFTEFSTSEFAIRPFIMRDQEKAFEQLRKWSVDENEHRRRLASEGCRPRLPWGVALQSLKKDPTPILPILQTLKEDNSLYVRKSVANNVNDISKDHPGLVKQIIRDWGGKHPNTDWILKHGSRTLLKKGDKEALRLFGFTDVTEVDVENVTLSHEQLSIGQSLQFSFDLHLRTTQSLRVEYVIDYVKANGKHSSKKFHLSEKEYKSGKVTMTKKHAFKDLSTRKHYSGQHKLTIVINGEEKASEFFILLASSLQ, from the coding sequence ATGGCAGAGTTACTAAAAGACAAATATAATAAAACGTTCTTTTCTGAATTTATTGCGATTGTGAAGTCGGCTTACCCTTCCTTTGATGAACAGAAGTTTTTAAAACACGTCTATACAGATGACTGGGAACTACTTGAACTAAAACAACGAATGCGGCAAGTCACAAAAGCAGTCCAAAAGACTTTTCCTAGTTCCTATGAAGAAGCGATTCACCTCCTCGAAGACATCGCTCCAAAATGTAGAGGTCTAGAGTATTTATTTTTCCCGGATTTCGTTGAAGTGTACGGACTTGAACAGTGGGAATCTTCAATGAAGGCACTTTCGATTTTTACTGAGTTTTCTACGTCGGAATTTGCGATCCGTCCATTTATTATGAGGGACCAAGAAAAAGCATTCGAACAGCTGAGAAAGTGGTCTGTAGATGAAAATGAACATCGTAGAAGACTAGCATCAGAGGGGTGTCGCCCGCGTCTCCCATGGGGTGTCGCATTACAATCGTTGAAGAAAGACCCTACGCCAATCCTTCCGATTTTACAAACGTTAAAAGAGGACAATTCTTTGTATGTCAGAAAAAGTGTTGCCAATAACGTAAACGACATATCAAAAGACCACCCGGGATTAGTGAAACAAATTATACGAGATTGGGGTGGGAAACATCCGAATACGGATTGGATTTTGAAACATGGGAGTCGAACATTACTGAAAAAAGGGGATAAGGAAGCTCTTCGCTTATTTGGATTTACGGATGTAACGGAAGTTGATGTAGAAAATGTTACTTTATCCCATGAACAACTTTCCATCGGTCAGTCCTTGCAGTTTTCTTTTGACTTACATTTGAGAACAACACAGTCTCTTCGAGTGGAATATGTGATTGATTATGTAAAAGCCAATGGAAAACACTCTTCAAAAAAATTTCATTTGTCGGAAAAAGAATACAAAAGTGGAAAGGTTACCATGACAAAAAAACATGCATTTAAAGACCTATCCACAAGAAAACATTATAGTGGTCAGCATAAACTAACGATCGTCATTAATGGAGAAGAAAAAGCGAGTGAGTTTTTTATCCTTCTTGCATCAAGCCTTCAATGA
- a CDS encoding MFS transporter has protein sequence MANSSGSERRGLIILLVFTFFMVIGFGMIMPLIIGHYVKDIGFSATIVALALATRQFSQQGLALVGGTLADRFNIRSLISIGVFLRSIGFVTLAFSENILLLFVSMILIGLGGVLFEMPYQTAIATLTNEENRSKYYSLNHTVTGIASTIGPLVGALLLRFDFKVVCFGAALCFLTTFVISRFAMPPIVRTEPSYSVRASLKTVAKDRPYLRLTLLMVIFWLAASQINIIFPLRIQEISGNAESVGVMFAVYAAVTAVLQYHLVSFTLRKFSPRQSVVIGIAIIACALFLISFVHTTMMFLVVVVLFTFGMILARPNQQSIAVSMADPKALGMYLGVNSLGFAIGGGIGTMIGGMFFDMAIKTGFMMIPWFFFSFIAIVAMFGFMQSKKVGVPKSVTSIMK, from the coding sequence ATGGCTAACTCATCAGGGAGTGAGCGCCGAGGGTTAATCATCCTCTTAGTTTTCACCTTTTTTATGGTGATCGGGTTTGGAATGATTATGCCATTAATCATCGGACATTATGTAAAAGACATTGGTTTTTCGGCTACAATCGTGGCATTAGCTCTCGCTACAAGACAATTTTCCCAGCAAGGACTTGCCTTGGTGGGAGGGACGCTAGCCGATCGTTTTAATATACGGAGTTTGATTAGCATTGGGGTTTTTCTACGTTCTATCGGTTTTGTTACGTTGGCTTTTTCTGAAAATATACTCCTCTTGTTTGTCTCGATGATTCTAATTGGGCTTGGGGGAGTATTGTTTGAAATGCCATATCAAACTGCAATTGCTACTTTAACGAATGAAGAAAATCGCTCAAAATATTATTCCTTAAATCATACAGTAACCGGTATTGCAAGTACGATTGGACCACTAGTAGGAGCGCTCTTATTACGCTTTGACTTTAAAGTCGTTTGTTTTGGAGCGGCGCTATGCTTTTTGACTACCTTTGTCATTTCACGATTTGCTATGCCACCTATTGTTCGTACTGAGCCATCTTATTCGGTAAGGGCTTCACTTAAGACTGTAGCAAAAGACAGACCCTATCTACGGTTGACGTTGCTTATGGTTATCTTTTGGCTAGCCGCATCACAAATTAACATTATTTTTCCGCTGCGAATTCAAGAGATCTCAGGAAATGCAGAAAGTGTGGGAGTTATGTTTGCAGTATATGCGGCAGTGACAGCTGTTTTACAATACCATCTTGTGTCTTTTACATTGAGAAAATTCTCACCGAGACAAAGTGTAGTCATTGGTATTGCCATTATTGCATGTGCGCTGTTTTTGATATCTTTTGTGCACACGACGATGATGTTTTTAGTAGTAGTAGTTCTCTTTACATTTGGGATGATATTAGCAAGGCCCAATCAGCAATCGATTGCGGTTTCAATGGCTGACCCGAAAGCACTCGGGATGTACTTGGGAGTTAATTCTCTAGGATTTGCAATCGGTGGAGGAATCGGCACGATGATAGGTGGCATGTTCTTTGATATGGCAATAAAGACTGGATTTATGATGATCCCCTGGTTTTTCTTTAGCTTTATAGCTATTGTAGCCATGTTTGGATTTATGCAGAGTAAGAAGGTTGGAGTACCAAAAAGTGTTACTAGTATCATGAAATAA
- a CDS encoding ABC transporter permease: MYKVVIRKIAEALITLFCATLLIFVLIHLSPGDPVTILLGQPTEMASSDTQAYEDRVKDVRYQLGLDQTLPIQYLNWITRLVHFDLGTSIHTGRSVSSELAERLPATILLSISALSLQVAVGLIFGVASARRSGKTYDNLIRVFCVILASTPAFVIGLGLLSLLAVTFTVYDISNEASMKRLWLPALTLGFIGAPQLIRVVRANMLAELGQLYVLSGLSRGLENKLVIKHAVRNALLPVVTMVGLSLVTLVSGAVVIESIYSWPGIGKYALDSILLHDYPVIQGYAFIMVSVVILINVGVDVVYALVDPRVAHNRKVGNEKYV; this comes from the coding sequence ATGTACAAGGTGGTCATTCGTAAAATAGCCGAAGCCTTAATTACGTTATTTTGTGCAACTCTCTTAATATTTGTTCTGATTCATCTATCGCCTGGGGATCCTGTTACCATCCTATTAGGTCAGCCAACAGAAATGGCTAGCAGCGATACTCAGGCTTATGAGGATAGAGTAAAAGATGTACGCTATCAGCTTGGGCTCGACCAAACGTTGCCTATCCAGTACCTTAACTGGATAACAAGATTGGTACATTTTGATTTAGGAACTTCCATTCATACAGGAAGATCTGTAAGTTCAGAACTGGCTGAAAGACTTCCAGCCACTATCCTACTATCTATCTCAGCTCTTAGTTTACAAGTGGCGGTAGGTTTGATTTTTGGGGTCGCCTCCGCACGTCGTTCCGGGAAAACATATGATAATCTTATTAGAGTCTTTTGCGTCATTCTCGCATCTACTCCAGCGTTTGTCATAGGTTTAGGTTTATTATCCCTACTGGCTGTGACGTTTACTGTATATGACATAAGTAATGAAGCTAGTATGAAAAGGCTCTGGCTTCCTGCACTAACTTTAGGATTTATAGGGGCCCCACAACTGATCCGAGTTGTGAGAGCTAACATGCTTGCTGAGCTTGGTCAACTCTATGTTCTATCAGGCCTCTCAAGAGGTTTGGAAAATAAACTAGTAATCAAGCACGCAGTAAGGAATGCCTTGCTTCCAGTTGTAACAATGGTGGGGCTTTCCCTTGTTACACTGGTTAGTGGAGCTGTTGTCATCGAGAGCATTTATTCATGGCCCGGTATTGGGAAGTATGCGTTAGATAGCATTTTGCTCCACGACTATCCTGTAATACAAGGCTATGCCTTCATTATGGTATCGGTTGTAATTTTAATTAATGTAGGAGTAGATGTAGTATACGCACTCGTTGATCCTCGAGTAGCACATAACCGAAAAGTAGGAAATGAAAAATATGTATAA
- a CDS encoding ATP-grasp domain-containing protein, which produces MAHILMIESWVGASGNLLPPLLRSLGHTYTFVTRKPDHYQSALETEKHPVIRFADEVLVTETNDIPSLIDYVKNYHFDGVITVCDYYIETVREVAKAFNVPCPFPEEVQTVRQKHLMRQALDKAQLDNPKYGLAQNWDEVISIAEDICFPLVMKPVDLASSAFVSFIENESELQKAYQSLEAFPLNFREQERDCIYLLEEYMHGEEVSVESVSFNGETTVLGITDKSITGNPYFIENGHMFPAKLDEKVQTEVIQFVKATLDAVGFDHGIAHTEVKLTAEGPRIVEINPRTAGNYIVELIERVTGINLLHAFVDLSLGKKPTITAKEQGITSAAAIFLVPPQSGTVTTIQGREWLESNEHIARYKLENCVGQFINTPIDNACYLGHVVTEDKKGLKAREYAEEALNHITFSFEPKG; this is translated from the coding sequence ATGGCACATATTTTGATGATAGAAAGTTGGGTGGGAGCAAGCGGAAATCTATTACCACCGCTCTTACGTTCTTTAGGACATACCTATACGTTTGTTACTCGTAAACCAGATCACTATCAGAGCGCGCTTGAAACGGAAAAACACCCTGTGATAAGGTTTGCGGATGAAGTTCTAGTAACAGAAACAAATGATATACCAAGTTTAATAGACTATGTAAAGAACTATCACTTTGATGGTGTCATAACCGTTTGTGATTATTACATTGAGACAGTTAGAGAGGTTGCAAAAGCATTTAACGTCCCATGTCCTTTTCCTGAGGAGGTACAAACAGTTCGCCAAAAACACCTTATGCGACAGGCGCTAGACAAAGCACAACTGGATAATCCAAAATATGGCCTTGCTCAGAACTGGGACGAAGTGATAAGTATTGCTGAGGATATTTGTTTTCCTCTTGTTATGAAGCCTGTAGACCTAGCATCAAGTGCATTTGTAAGCTTCATTGAAAATGAAAGTGAGTTACAGAAAGCGTATCAGTCTCTTGAAGCCTTTCCACTGAATTTTAGAGAACAAGAAAGAGATTGTATTTATCTCCTAGAGGAATATATGCACGGGGAAGAGGTTAGTGTAGAAAGCGTCTCATTTAACGGTGAAACAACGGTGTTAGGCATTACCGATAAATCAATCACGGGGAATCCTTATTTTATTGAAAATGGTCATATGTTCCCAGCAAAGTTGGATGAAAAAGTACAAACAGAAGTGATCCAGTTTGTTAAAGCCACTCTTGATGCGGTCGGTTTTGACCATGGGATTGCTCATACAGAAGTGAAGTTAACGGCAGAGGGCCCTCGAATTGTTGAAATCAACCCTAGAACAGCGGGGAATTATATTGTTGAGCTTATCGAGCGAGTAACGGGAATTAATTTACTTCATGCATTTGTTGACCTTTCGTTAGGAAAAAAACCAACCATTACAGCAAAAGAACAAGGAATTACAAGTGCGGCAGCCATATTTTTGGTCCCTCCTCAAAGTGGCACAGTTACAACGATTCAGGGAAGAGAATGGCTTGAGTCAAATGAGCATATTGCCCGTTATAAACTTGAAAACTGTGTCGGTCAATTTATAAACACTCCGATCGATAATGCATGCTATTTAGGTCATGTAGTAACCGAAGATAAAAAAGGGCTTAAAGCAAGAGAGTATGCAGAAGAAGCTCTCAATCACATTACTTTTAGCTTTGAGCCAAAGGGGTAG
- a CDS encoding ABC transporter substrate-binding protein — MKRLLFLFLVLIALVIGVGCTNVTSTETDDTEDQELIIVGQEIAASLDPVEPLTSSYLRNAGAAEALFKVNQAGDVVPELAENATSIDPVTWEIKVRSDAHFWSGEVVDARAVIASLERSRTLDIQALPFLDGLTFTEIDEYTIEVKTNREHVPVPLNLSYYQTVIHNAEASQDSIETMDLTGMYKVIEFTPKQKMVLEANEKYWGEKPVIKRVVYEEISDEQTRVLSVLSGSSHVALNIPVTSLEQLSESDEVTISATPAANTQTIYLNLARPQLQDVRVRQALSWGIDRDELVTLAVEGQSVPVTTWLGSNPAYAEAKDAVYTKFDVDKASQLLEEAGWVMDSDGLRYKDGEPLTISLMTWGGDKALGEALQHQWTKIGVKTEVQHGDYSLIQTARESSDWDASIEAWSTFGDSFSLLEGQFSPQGSANYGGYDDEQTNELLSQLGKATDDATRRELALKVNDRVAEQAPVISLFPRPQMTAVSKSLQGFEDHFRQFENVVNSNLSLDSTESK, encoded by the coding sequence ATGAAAAGACTTTTATTTTTATTCTTAGTACTGATTGCACTCGTAATAGGAGTTGGTTGTACAAATGTAACGAGCACAGAAACTGACGATACAGAAGACCAGGAATTAATAATCGTAGGTCAAGAAATTGCGGCAAGCTTAGATCCAGTTGAGCCACTTACGTCTAGCTATTTACGAAATGCAGGAGCAGCTGAAGCTCTTTTTAAAGTGAACCAAGCCGGTGATGTAGTACCAGAACTTGCTGAAAACGCAACATCCATAGATCCTGTTACATGGGAAATAAAAGTAAGATCTGATGCTCATTTTTGGAGTGGTGAAGTCGTGGATGCTCGTGCAGTTATTGCCTCTTTAGAACGTTCAAGAACACTAGACATACAAGCCCTACCCTTTTTGGATGGATTAACCTTTACTGAAATTGACGAGTATACCATAGAAGTGAAAACGAACCGTGAACACGTGCCAGTTCCTCTTAATCTATCTTATTACCAAACTGTAATTCATAATGCAGAGGCCAGCCAAGATTCTATCGAAACAATGGACCTTACCGGTATGTATAAAGTGATAGAATTTACACCGAAGCAAAAGATGGTTCTTGAAGCAAATGAGAAGTACTGGGGAGAGAAGCCAGTAATTAAGAGAGTCGTATATGAAGAAATAAGTGATGAACAAACAAGGGTACTTTCTGTGTTAAGTGGGAGTAGCCATGTGGCATTAAATATTCCAGTAACAAGTTTGGAGCAACTTTCTGAAAGTGATGAAGTAACAATATCAGCTACTCCGGCTGCTAATACCCAAACGATTTATTTGAACCTTGCAAGACCTCAGCTTCAAGATGTTAGAGTAAGGCAGGCATTGTCATGGGGGATAGACCGTGATGAGCTCGTTACCCTTGCTGTGGAAGGGCAAAGTGTTCCAGTTACTACATGGCTAGGATCGAACCCCGCATATGCCGAAGCAAAAGATGCGGTTTACACTAAGTTTGACGTCGACAAAGCCTCTCAATTATTAGAGGAAGCTGGGTGGGTTATGGACTCGGATGGTCTAAGATATAAGGACGGAGAGCCATTAACCATAAGCTTGATGACTTGGGGTGGTGATAAGGCGTTAGGAGAAGCTCTACAACATCAATGGACTAAGATTGGTGTTAAAACAGAAGTGCAACATGGAGATTATAGCTTAATCCAGACGGCTCGCGAATCTTCGGATTGGGATGCATCAATAGAGGCTTGGAGTACATTTGGGGATTCATTTTCTTTGCTAGAAGGGCAATTTTCCCCGCAAGGAAGTGCTAATTATGGTGGTTATGATGATGAACAAACAAATGAATTACTATCACAATTGGGTAAAGCGACTGATGATGCAACGCGCCGTGAGTTAGCTTTAAAGGTAAATGATAGAGTCGCAGAGCAAGCTCCAGTTATTTCTTTATTTCCGAGACCGCAAATGACCGCTGTAAGTAAGTCTCTTCAAGGGTTTGAAGATCACTTTAGACAGTTTGAGAATGTAGTAAATTCCAACTTGTCATTGGATTCTACTGAGTCGAAGTAG
- a CDS encoding class I SAM-dependent methyltransferase, giving the protein MKVDLKLNTDNFLHTNPALYSAFNGDHDYSMAQFIHNIFIEFKVGKKVLDVGSGLGREVSYLTNKGYDATGLDNSEDMISWARKHYPGLSFVYGHQSDFDLQQQFDAIYCVGSTFLYNYTNDDIISSLQCFRKHLKSGGLIYLDMRNAAFFFTKEGQRWLTEDLVDQTLLDDTVITLKTRFSIDYSNQLLERDYCWDVASSTPIIEHLRHRLLLPRELDFYLSTCGFRILQLFDKPEPHVSKYELQHPLSYSHDLQGRRMQVIAQAI; this is encoded by the coding sequence ATGAAAGTTGATTTGAAACTAAATACTGACAATTTCCTTCATACCAACCCTGCTCTTTATTCCGCCTTTAATGGAGACCATGACTACAGTATGGCGCAGTTTATACATAATATTTTTATTGAATTTAAGGTTGGAAAAAAGGTACTTGATGTTGGTTCGGGACTAGGGCGTGAAGTGTCTTATTTGACAAATAAGGGGTACGATGCAACTGGATTAGATAACTCTGAAGATATGATATCTTGGGCTAGGAAACACTATCCAGGGTTATCGTTTGTGTATGGTCATCAATCCGACTTTGATTTACAACAGCAATTTGATGCAATCTATTGTGTAGGCAGTACGTTTTTATATAACTATACGAATGATGATATTATTTCAAGTTTACAGTGTTTCCGAAAGCATCTTAAGAGCGGTGGACTTATCTATCTTGACATGCGAAATGCTGCTTTCTTCTTCACAAAAGAAGGACAACGGTGGTTAACCGAGGACCTAGTAGACCAGACTCTTTTAGATGATACCGTTATTACATTAAAGACAAGATTTAGCATAGATTATTCAAATCAACTATTAGAACGTGACTATTGCTGGGATGTTGCAAGCTCTACACCAATAATAGAGCATTTGAGGCATCGTCTTTTATTACCACGAGAGTTAGATTTTTATTTGTCTACGTGTGGATTCCGGATCCTTCAGCTTTTTGATAAACCAGAACCACATGTCTCTAAGTATGAGTTACAACATCCTTTATCGTATAGTCATGATTTACAAGGAAGACGCATGCAAGTGATTGCTCAAGCAATATAG